GAAATCAAACGCATCATCGAGGAAGACGGCACCGACAAATCCCGCATCACCATAGGCTATGTGCAGTTGAAGCCGGGTTTCGCCCACACGGTGCCGGGCGAGGTGGATTTCACCATCGTTGGCCGCGATCTTGACCCCGAGGTGATGAAGGCCCTTGCTGCTTCCTGCCGCCGCGTCCTTTCCGCCATCGCGCGCCGCCACCGGCTGATGTTCGAATATGAGCAGATGAGCTGGCTGGAACCGCAAGCCTGCACGCCTGCCATCGTCGATCTCATCGACCGCAAGACCAAGGCACGCGGATACAGCCACATTAAGATGCCTTCGGGTGCCGGGCATGATGTGCAATTCCTCGCCCGCGTAACCGATGCCGGGCTCATCTTTGTGCCAAGTGTGGGCGGCGTCAGCCACGCCCCCGACGAATGGACCCACTGGGGCGATGTGGAGAAAGGCGCCAATGTCCTCCTTGATTGCCTGATCGACCTGATAAGCGATGGCAAAGCGACCTGAGGCCGCCATTGCCTCCGGCCCGCCCTTCGGGCTAGATGAGGCTATGAGCGATTATGATGATATCCTGATTTCGATCCGCCGCATCATGCGCGCGGTCGACCTGCAATCGAAGCAGCTGATGAAGGCCACCGGCCTCACGGCACCGCAGCTTGTCGTCATGCAGGCCATCCGCAAGATCGGCAAGGCAGCCCCCTCGAATGTGGCGCGCGAGGTGGCGCTCAGCCAGCCGACCGTGACGACAATCCTCGAGCGGCTCGAAAAAGGCGGCCTTATCCGCCGCGAACGCAGCGAGGACGACCGCCGCGTCGTCTTTGCCTGCCTCACCGCAGAAGGTCAGAAGCGGCTGGAGGAAGCGCCGGAGCTGTTGCAGGCAGGTTTCCTGCGCCGCTACCGCCGACTGGATGAATGGGAACGCACCATGCTCGTCAGCGCCCTGCAGCGCATCGCCGCGATGATGGACGCCGAAGATCTTGATGCCTCGCCGATCCTTGACACCGGCGAGATCATCGACAAGCCGGACTGAGCCTTCTTCAGATATCGATCACCGAAGATGTTCCCGTCGCCGGGAACACGCAGTCATAGCCATATGTGCCCTGCAGGCTGGCCCTGTCCCACAATCGGGTTTCGGGCGACGTGTAATTGAAATGGATCTGCTTGCGCGCGGCGGTGGGCGTTTTGAGGATACGGGCCATCGCTTCGGGGTCGGGATGATCGAACCGGCTGCCGCTGGTCGAGACCGCGAAACGGTGGCACGCGACAATATCCAGCAGCTCACGCGTCACATTGCCCTTGCTGCCGTGATGGGACAGCTTGAACAGATCGACCGGGCATTTGCTTTGGACCGAAAAACCGAGCCCTTCGAGACTGGCCAACAGGACATCCGGATGTGCATCCCCGGTCAGGAGAACCCGCTTTCCGGCAAATTCCGCAAGGAAGGCTATACTTGAGCCATTGGGAACTGCATCGTCGATAGGCGTCGGCGCAGCAAGTGCCTCAACGTCCGGATCAGCCGTCAGAATGGCCGGCCCGAGGGGGAAGGCCGCAGCGGGAATGTCCAGCTCTTCAGCCACAACGATTGCTTCAGCTTCACGCCGGTACTTTTCCCAGTCTTTCCTGAGCGGGGCCAGATGGGCGCCATCGGGCGAGAGGATCGTCAATTTCAGCCCGGCGATATCGATAGCTGTGCCCACTGTTTCCACCGCGATGGCACTGCCCTGGAAACGCGCATTGATCGGCCAGTCATGCGCCTTGAGCGCCTTCGTATAGGCGTCCGCCTGCTTGATCCCGAGGATACCCAGAAACGGCATGAAGGCCATCTGGTCGAAGCCGTTAAACCAGACCTCCCTGGGTTTCAGCACCGGCGGCGCCTCATTCACCAGTTCCAGCAAGCCTTCGATATGATCGGCATCGATATGGGTCAGAACCAGAAGCTCCAGCCCCTCGCCCCGCGCTTCGATGGCTTCAAGCGCCGCTTTCAGGCCACCCTTCTTGAAGGTTGCCTTTCTGCCGCCGTCGATAAGCACATGACGCAGGGCCGCCTCCTGCCCGTAACTGAGCAGGAGGCAATCGCCTTCGTTGGCGGGAAACATTGTCAGGCGGAAAACCGTCATCCCGTCACCCTTTCTGTCATCAAGGCGCCATGGCCCGGCCACGGCCATAATCGCGAATGGTG
The Gimibacter soli DNA segment above includes these coding regions:
- a CDS encoding MarR family winged helix-turn-helix transcriptional regulator, with product MSDYDDILISIRRIMRAVDLQSKQLMKATGLTAPQLVVMQAIRKIGKAAPSNVAREVALSQPTVTTILERLEKGGLIRRERSEDDRRVVFACLTAEGQKRLEEAPELLQAGFLRRYRRLDEWERTMLVSALQRIAAMMDAEDLDASPILDTGEIIDKPD
- a CDS encoding ComEC/Rec2 family competence protein encodes the protein MTVFRLTMFPANEGDCLLLSYGQEAALRHVLIDGGRKATFKKGGLKAALEAIEARGEGLELLVLTHIDADHIEGLLELVNEAPPVLKPREVWFNGFDQMAFMPFLGILGIKQADAYTKALKAHDWPINARFQGSAIAVETVGTAIDIAGLKLTILSPDGAHLAPLRKDWEKYRREAEAIVVAEELDIPAAAFPLGPAILTADPDVEALAAPTPIDDAVPNGSSIAFLAEFAGKRVLLTGDAHPDVLLASLEGLGFSVQSKCPVDLFKLSHHGSKGNVTRELLDIVACHRFAVSTSGSRFDHPDPEAMARILKTPTAARKQIHFNYTSPETRLWDRASLQGTYGYDCVFPATGTSSVIDI